A window from Aerococcus sp. Group 1 encodes these proteins:
- a CDS encoding alpha-hydroxy-acid oxidizing protein, with translation MADYVAGTEVKDLKIVNLYDVEEEAREIIPEAGYGYIRSGAGDEFTLRRNITCFNSKGILPRVIGDVEHPDTSTSFLGKDYSAPFFYAPIAALGIAHEEKEIGMAKAFNEFGTAFSISSYAGSSWDEMAPSYEGYEDRPRYFQLYMSKNHGFNEAMLNEAKDFGCQAIILTADSTVEGNRELNKRNHFTYPFGMPIVERYLAGSGEGMALKDVYASSKQKISPKDIEYIKSICDLPVMLKGVQTPEDALKGIGAGADVIYVSNHGGRQLDGAPGSFETLEAIAQAVQGEVPIVFDSGIRRGEHVFKALAAGADVVGIGRPALYGLALGGHKGVLSVLNYLKDDLTRIMQLTGCQTIEDIKNARLTDLPAYNEAELRHHGY, from the coding sequence ATGGCAGATTATGTTGCAGGTACTGAAGTTAAGGATCTCAAGATTGTTAACTTATATGATGTAGAAGAAGAAGCTAGAGAAATTATCCCTGAAGCAGGTTATGGTTACATTCGTTCTGGTGCAGGGGATGAATTTACTTTAAGAAGAAATATTACCTGTTTTAACAGTAAGGGCATCCTACCGCGGGTGATTGGTGATGTTGAACATCCAGATACATCAACTAGTTTCCTAGGAAAAGATTACTCAGCACCCTTCTTCTATGCACCAATTGCTGCTTTAGGAATTGCTCATGAAGAAAAAGAAATTGGTATGGCTAAAGCCTTTAACGAATTCGGCACCGCCTTTTCAATTTCCTCTTATGCTGGATCAAGCTGGGATGAAATGGCTCCTTCCTATGAAGGCTATGAAGACCGCCCACGTTACTTCCAGTTATATATGAGTAAGAACCACGGCTTTAACGAAGCCATGTTAAATGAAGCCAAAGATTTTGGTTGCCAAGCTATTATTTTAACTGCGGACTCTACCGTTGAAGGGAACCGTGAATTAAATAAACGGAATCATTTTACTTATCCATTTGGTATGCCAATCGTTGAACGCTATTTAGCAGGTTCCGGCGAAGGAATGGCGCTAAAAGATGTCTATGCTTCCTCTAAACAAAAGATTTCACCAAAAGACATTGAATACATTAAATCCATTTGTGACCTACCAGTAATGCTCAAAGGGGTACAAACACCTGAAGACGCCTTGAAGGGTATTGGTGCTGGTGCGGATGTTATTTACGTGTCCAACCATGGGGGACGTCAATTAGATGGTGCTCCTGGATCCTTTGAAACCCTTGAAGCCATTGCTCAAGCCGTTCAAGGTGAAGTGCCAATTGTCTTTGACTCCGGTATCCGTCGTGGTGAACATGTCTTTAAAGCACTTGCTGCCGGTGCAGATGTCGTAGGTATTGGACGTCCAGCCCTCTACGGTTTAGCCTTAGGTGGACACAAGGGTGTTCTTTCTGTATTAAATTACTTGAAAGACGACTTAACCCGGATTATGCAATTAACCGGTTGTCAAACCATTGAAGACATTAAGAATGCACGTCTAACCGACCTACCTGCATATAATGAAGCGGAATTAAGACACCACGGTTACTAA
- a CDS encoding TipAS antibiotic-recognition domain-containing protein, with the protein MKKSDRKQKKALAIKRKRDKQEVKHKWGSEKLHETEMNWQSYDPKEKQDMVAESKAVFKALAQLKNEETDSQKLQEAMQRWHRFIGLSYEPSLEILRGLSYVYRDDERFRKNLSQFDPDLPDFLFGAINNYVDSLEEIWLQEQVNTLEEKH; encoded by the coding sequence ATGAAAAAATCGGATAGAAAGCAGAAAAAAGCTCTTGCCATCAAGAGAAAAAGAGATAAACAAGAAGTGAAGCATAAATGGGGATCAGAAAAATTACACGAAACAGAAATGAATTGGCAGTCTTATGACCCAAAAGAAAAACAGGACATGGTTGCCGAGAGTAAAGCCGTCTTTAAAGCCCTTGCTCAATTAAAAAACGAAGAAACCGACAGCCAAAAATTACAAGAGGCTATGCAAAGGTGGCATCGCTTTATCGGGCTCTCCTATGAGCCCTCGCTAGAAATTCTAAGAGGCTTAAGTTATGTCTACCGTGACGATGAGCGTTTTCGAAAGAATTTGTCCCAATTCGATCCTGATTTACCCGATTTCCTATTTGGTGCAATTAATAACTATGTCGATTCCTTAGAAGAAATTTGGCTACAAGAACAAGTAAACACCCTAGAAGAAAAACACTAG
- a CDS encoding response regulator transcription factor, with protein MAEKIFVVEDDPVIAAGLERELTKWHYQVQRAENFEAIDQECHRFAPHLVLLDLNLPSYDGYYWCQMIRKDSDVPILFLSARDTSMDQVMAMQVGGDDYVTKPVDLPLLLAKIQALLRRAYRYSSASETFIFAGVQLDPTKARLIYQGQASDLTATELLILKQLFQAQGDYVSRESLMEECWLGENYIDDNTLAVNISRLRKKLAKLGLEDFIKTKKRVGYALNEEASKK; from the coding sequence ATGGCCGAGAAAATATTTGTGGTTGAGGATGATCCGGTTATTGCAGCCGGTTTGGAGCGGGAACTAACCAAGTGGCATTACCAGGTTCAAAGGGCAGAAAACTTTGAAGCGATTGACCAGGAATGCCACAGATTTGCCCCACATCTAGTTCTTTTAGATTTGAACTTGCCGTCTTATGACGGCTATTATTGGTGCCAGATGATCCGTAAAGACAGTGATGTGCCGATTCTTTTCTTATCGGCCCGGGATACCAGTATGGATCAAGTCATGGCCATGCAGGTGGGTGGCGATGACTATGTGACAAAACCGGTCGATTTGCCGCTCTTGTTGGCTAAAATCCAAGCCCTTTTGCGCCGTGCCTATCGCTACAGTTCGGCTAGTGAGACTTTTATTTTTGCAGGAGTGCAACTCGATCCAACAAAGGCTAGGCTAATTTATCAAGGCCAAGCTAGCGACTTAACCGCTACTGAACTTTTAATACTTAAGCAGCTCTTTCAAGCCCAAGGCGACTATGTTAGCCGGGAAAGCTTGATGGAAGAGTGTTGGCTGGGCGAAAACTATATTGATGACAATACTTTAGCAGTCAATATTTCCCGTTTACGTAAGAAATTGGCCAAGTTGGGTCTGGAAGACTTTATTAAAACCAAGAAGCGGGTCGGCTACGCCTTAAATGAGGAGGCTAGTAAGAAGTGA
- a CDS encoding ABC transporter ATP-binding protein yields MLLDVIHLEKTYGHGGNATKALRDVTFQAEAGEFVAIMGESGSGKSTLLNIIATLDKATGGQVFLNGQALAALGESDLAAFRRQELGFVFQDFNMLNTFNNRDNILLPLVLSNTDYSEMERRLAKLAPLLGIEDLLDKYPYQISGGQQQRVAIGRAIITQPSLILADEPTGALDSKNSEATMKLFTQLNQQGLTIFMVTHSLRCAAYAKRVLFIKDGIVYHEIYRGEASLADFQEKIANSLSFLNREEG; encoded by the coding sequence ATGCTTTTAGATGTGATTCATTTAGAAAAAACATACGGCCATGGCGGTAATGCCACCAAGGCCTTACGGGACGTCACTTTTCAAGCGGAAGCTGGCGAATTCGTGGCCATTATGGGAGAGTCCGGTTCAGGAAAATCCACGCTCTTAAACATTATTGCCACCTTGGATAAGGCTACTGGCGGTCAAGTTTTCTTAAATGGCCAGGCCTTGGCAGCTTTAGGAGAAAGTGACTTAGCAGCTTTTCGCCGGCAAGAGTTGGGCTTTGTTTTTCAAGATTTTAACATGCTCAATACCTTCAATAACCGGGATAACATTCTGCTCCCCCTGGTACTCTCTAATACTGACTATAGTGAAATGGAGCGACGTTTAGCTAAGCTTGCTCCTTTACTGGGGATTGAAGACCTTTTGGATAAGTATCCCTATCAAATTTCTGGGGGTCAACAGCAACGGGTTGCCATTGGACGGGCTATTATTACCCAGCCCAGCCTGATTCTTGCTGATGAGCCGACTGGAGCTTTAGATTCGAAGAACAGTGAAGCGACTATGAAGCTTTTTACTCAGTTAAACCAGCAGGGCTTGACCATATTCATGGTAACCCATTCCTTACGTTGTGCGGCATATGCTAAGCGAGTGCTCTTTATTAAGGATGGGATTGTCTACCATGAAATTTACCGGGGTGAGGCTTCTTTAGCTGATTTCCAGGAAAAAATCGCTAACAGTCTCTCCTTTCTAAATCGGGAGGAGGGCTAG
- a CDS encoding HAMP domain-containing sensor histidine kinase, protein MKDFLKHQRLTLVTMAFTLVVFFLLGFLFDLDVMVVRFLLLFLVFFYGLILLIAYWLARREVDYQKLYRESQDKAEADRVQTDLAKQEQEGYFLTWLHQIKTPIAAAKLLIQDLDAKTKADLEGQLLAIENYTTMALTYLKVNNEQKNLQIKAVSLDAMIAPLLKKYRRIFINSRTRLHYQAIPDHVMTDPTLSEIMIEQVLNNALKYGEGGDIWITYQADQACLTIKDNGRGIKASDLPKVFDQGYSAFMGKSLRRSTGIGLFLVKQLAERLDQPVELDSIWGQGTTVRIYFHQDAFR, encoded by the coding sequence GTGAAAGATTTTCTTAAGCACCAGCGCTTAACCCTAGTGACTATGGCTTTCACCTTGGTTGTTTTCTTCTTGCTGGGTTTTCTGTTTGATTTAGATGTCATGGTCGTCCGCTTTCTCTTGCTGTTTCTAGTCTTTTTTTACGGACTTATCTTGCTGATAGCTTATTGGCTAGCAAGACGGGAAGTTGACTACCAAAAGCTTTATCGTGAAAGTCAGGATAAGGCAGAGGCTGACCGGGTCCAAACTGACCTGGCTAAGCAAGAGCAAGAGGGCTATTTTTTGACCTGGCTCCATCAGATTAAAACGCCGATCGCGGCGGCTAAGCTTCTTATTCAAGACTTGGACGCTAAGACTAAAGCTGACTTGGAAGGGCAACTGTTAGCCATCGAGAACTATACCACCATGGCCCTGACCTACCTCAAGGTCAATAATGAACAGAAGAACTTGCAGATTAAAGCGGTCAGTCTCGACGCTATGATCGCTCCTTTGCTAAAAAAGTACCGGCGAATTTTTATTAATAGCCGTACTCGCCTCCACTATCAAGCGATTCCTGACCATGTCATGACCGATCCCACCCTGTCAGAAATTATGATTGAACAGGTTCTCAATAATGCGCTCAAGTATGGTGAGGGAGGGGATATCTGGATCACCTACCAAGCCGACCAGGCCTGTCTCACCATCAAAGATAATGGTCGGGGGATTAAGGCCAGCGACTTACCCAAGGTCTTTGACCAGGGCTATTCAGCCTTTATGGGGAAGAGCTTGCGGCGGTCAACGGGGATCGGGTTATTTCTCGTTAAGCAATTGGCTGAACGTTTAGACCAACCGGTAGAATTAGACTCTATTTGGGGCCAAGGTACGACAGTCAGGATATATTTTCACCAAGATGCCTTCAGATAG
- a CDS encoding FtsX-like permease family protein: MNRRLIWQLAKRNLRVSKMIVLPFLLVNGLLFALQYVMISLIGNQFVLERNPHFPTVMGFAAFISFFFALAFILYANNFIQKRRSREFALYSILGMEKRHIKSLLGRESLLQLAFILPVSLVGGHLIGSFAFMAINKVMRVSGMTLMDYPFKWQVALISLVEIILVHALVYLLNRRRIQKNNPLELMERGQAGEEAPKGNLFVALLGLVLVGTGYYISLTTTNIMQVIYKLLLAIVLVVLGTYCLYNALSIIILNWQKQRKSYYYQPKHFLSVSGMLYRMKANAWSLASIAILSTGVMLVLGLTVSTERGLESMVDRFQARDYLIELQGPVVEESFDQQRNRLEEAVDELSQLAPLEDVNYMLSFGQLSLSEVEDKSLRLQAFTPNDEISQGLVLFGESLDGYNKNYASQESLAEDQVLMATSRDHLDQVDQVKVGDKTYQVKHIPINRLPLIAGLDALMLVFPSQEALAHAYQASNTSQAIGFFKSPLSYKATFDAKDNKELIDQHLEDYEAEGLVINSKSASRASLYKLNGGFISIGAIVSLVLFIGCFLMLYYKQLSEGQEDINNYRIMRQIGLPKSLIRSTIRQQIFWIFGLPLLTAIIHIAFAYPILRQGLGLMAIKDPTLILTSFLGVIICFILVYYLMYFITSKAYYHMVTADQ, encoded by the coding sequence ATGAATCGACGTTTAATCTGGCAATTAGCCAAACGCAATTTAAGGGTCAGTAAGATGATTGTTTTGCCTTTTCTCTTGGTGAACGGACTCTTATTTGCTCTCCAGTATGTCATGATTTCTTTAATTGGTAATCAATTTGTCTTGGAGCGGAATCCTCATTTTCCTACTGTGATGGGTTTTGCTGCTTTTATTAGTTTCTTTTTTGCTTTAGCTTTTATTCTCTATGCTAATAATTTTATTCAGAAACGGCGTAGCCGGGAGTTCGCTCTCTATAGTATTTTGGGTATGGAAAAGCGTCATATCAAGTCCTTGCTCGGTCGGGAGAGCCTTTTGCAGTTGGCTTTTATCCTGCCTGTTTCCTTAGTTGGTGGACATCTCATTGGAAGTTTTGCCTTTATGGCCATCAACAAAGTCATGCGCGTATCCGGGATGACTCTGATGGACTATCCCTTTAAGTGGCAGGTAGCCCTTATAAGCTTGGTCGAAATTATTTTGGTACATGCTTTAGTTTATCTTCTTAATCGCCGTCGGATTCAGAAAAATAACCCTCTCGAGTTGATGGAGAGGGGCCAAGCGGGGGAAGAAGCACCTAAAGGCAATCTCTTTGTCGCCTTACTTGGCCTGGTTTTAGTGGGGACCGGCTACTATATCTCCTTAACTACAACGAATATTATGCAGGTCATTTATAAATTACTCCTAGCCATCGTCCTAGTTGTCTTAGGTACCTATTGTCTCTATAATGCCTTGTCGATTATTATTTTAAACTGGCAAAAGCAGCGCAAATCCTATTACTATCAGCCTAAGCATTTTCTAAGTGTTTCTGGAATGCTTTACCGGATGAAGGCTAATGCTTGGAGTTTGGCCTCCATTGCTATCCTGTCTACTGGTGTCATGTTGGTTTTAGGACTGACTGTTTCTACGGAACGTGGGCTAGAGAGTATGGTTGATCGTTTCCAGGCTAGAGATTATCTGATCGAATTGCAGGGGCCAGTGGTTGAGGAATCTTTTGACCAGCAACGCAACCGCTTAGAAGAAGCCGTGGATGAACTGAGTCAGTTAGCTCCTTTAGAAGATGTTAATTATATGTTGAGCTTTGGCCAATTATCCCTTAGTGAGGTGGAGGATAAGAGCTTACGCTTACAAGCTTTCACCCCTAATGATGAAATCAGTCAAGGGCTGGTTCTCTTTGGAGAGAGTCTAGATGGTTATAACAAGAACTATGCTAGCCAGGAAAGCTTGGCAGAGGACCAGGTCTTAATGGCCACTAGTCGAGACCACTTGGACCAGGTTGACCAAGTTAAAGTTGGGGATAAAACATACCAAGTTAAGCATATCCCCATAAATCGTCTGCCTTTGATTGCAGGATTAGACGCCTTGATGCTGGTTTTCCCTAGCCAAGAAGCATTAGCCCACGCTTACCAAGCCTCTAATACTAGTCAAGCGATTGGCTTTTTTAAGAGTCCCCTAAGTTATAAGGCGACTTTTGATGCTAAGGATAATAAGGAGCTTATTGACCAACACCTGGAGGATTATGAAGCAGAAGGCTTAGTGATTAATTCTAAATCTGCCTCTAGGGCCTCACTCTATAAGCTTAATGGAGGTTTTATTAGTATCGGTGCTATTGTCTCTTTAGTTTTATTTATTGGTTGCTTTTTGATGCTTTACTATAAGCAGCTTTCTGAAGGGCAAGAAGATATTAATAACTATCGGATCATGCGTCAGATCGGTTTGCCTAAGTCGTTGATTCGCTCAACCATTAGGCAACAAATTTTCTGGATCTTTGGTCTTCCTCTCCTAACAGCAATCATTCATATTGCCTTTGCCTACCCGATTTTACGTCAGGGATTGGGGCTCATGGCCATTAAGGATCCCACCTTGATTTTGACGAGCTTTCTAGGCGTCATCATTTGCTTTATATTGGTCTATTATCTGATGTATTTTATCACTTCTAAGGCTTATTACCACATGGTAACTGCTGACCAATAA
- a CDS encoding CPBP family intramembrane glutamic endopeptidase: MVPILEELVFRGIFHHLFFKAESFWWPLILSSLIFGFNHMSSNLVEALMYILMGIVLYLAYRRRKNIKDAILLHMMNNGIAAIILLGSYLYEFFA; this comes from the coding sequence GTGGTACCTATTCTAGAAGAATTGGTCTTCCGCGGCATCTTCCACCACCTCTTTTTCAAGGCCGAAAGTTTCTGGTGGCCGTTAATTTTGAGTTCGCTGATTTTTGGCTTCAACCACATGTCTAGTAACCTTGTTGAGGCGCTCATGTATATTCTCATGGGAATCGTCCTTTATCTTGCTTACCGCCGGCGCAAGAACATTAAGGACGCCATTCTACTCCATATGATGAACAACGGAATCGCGGCGATTATTCTTTTAGGATCCTATCTTTACGAATTTTTTGCCTAA